The following proteins are co-located in the Acidobacteriota bacterium genome:
- a CDS encoding universal stress protein, giving the protein MRMAERRPTADALLERIKERDRARLRIYIGAAPGVGKTYEMLQEAHALRGRGLDVVIGFVETYGRAETQAQVKDLEVVPRRTVDYRGVVLEDMDVDAIIRRKPQVCVVDELAHTNVPGSRHQKRYEDVLDILDAGIHVLTAVNIQHLETLNDAVARTTGVRVRETVPDTFLDRADEVINVDVTVEELRNRLREGKIYRPEKVEQALSNFFRKGNLSTLRELALRAVADEVGEKAASYRAREGLEPALIPERVMVCMSSNALAPRVIRTGARIAGRLGSKWYAVYVETPREQPGRIDETDAEALRENVRLAESLGAIVVRVKADKPAEGLIAFAQREGVTHVIFGQTARARWELIWRGSTLDKFLSAVPDAAVQVVPLTEST; this is encoded by the coding sequence ATGCGCATGGCTGAACGACGTCCGACCGCCGATGCGCTCCTCGAGCGAATCAAAGAGCGAGATCGCGCGCGTCTCCGTATCTACATCGGCGCGGCGCCGGGCGTCGGCAAGACCTACGAGATGCTCCAGGAAGCCCATGCGCTGCGCGGGCGCGGGCTCGACGTCGTCATCGGGTTCGTCGAAACCTACGGCCGCGCCGAGACACAGGCGCAGGTCAAGGACCTGGAGGTCGTTCCACGGCGCACGGTCGACTATCGGGGCGTGGTGTTGGAGGACATGGACGTCGACGCCATCATCCGGCGCAAGCCACAGGTCTGCGTCGTCGACGAACTGGCGCACACCAACGTGCCAGGCAGCCGTCATCAGAAGCGCTACGAGGACGTATTGGACATTCTCGATGCGGGCATCCACGTGCTCACGGCGGTGAACATTCAGCACCTCGAGACGCTCAACGATGCGGTGGCGCGAACGACGGGTGTGCGCGTGCGCGAGACGGTTCCCGACACGTTTCTCGATCGGGCGGACGAGGTGATCAACGTCGATGTCACGGTCGAGGAGCTGCGCAATCGCTTGCGTGAAGGCAAGATCTACAGGCCCGAGAAGGTGGAGCAGGCCCTGTCCAACTTCTTCCGAAAGGGCAACCTCTCGACGTTGCGCGAGCTGGCCTTGCGCGCGGTGGCAGACGAAGTCGGAGAGAAGGCGGCGAGCTATCGCGCCCGCGAAGGCCTGGAGCCCGCGCTGATTCCCGAGCGCGTGATGGTGTGCATGAGCTCGAATGCACTCGCACCACGTGTCATCCGCACGGGCGCGCGGATTGCCGGGCGGTTGGGCTCCAAGTGGTACGCGGTGTACGTCGAGACGCCACGCGAACAACCGGGACGGATCGATGAGACCGATGCGGAGGCGCTGCGCGAGAACGTCCGGCTGGCGGAGAGCCTCGGGGCGATCGTCGTGCGGGTGAAGGCCGACAAACCCGCCGAGGGCTTGATCGCATTCGCGCAGCGTGAGGGCGTCACGCACGTCATCTTCGGTCAGACGGCGCGTGCGCGATGGGAGCTGATCTGGAGGGGCTCGACGCTCGACAAGTTCCTGAGCGCCGTGCCGGACGCCGCCGTGCAAGTCGTGCCATTGACCGAGAGCACCTGA
- the kdpC gene encoding potassium-transporting ATPase subunit KdpC yields MTLVQQLRIACSMTIVTTAILGIAYPLAITGVAQLAFPAQANGQLIERNGIVVGSRLIGQGFSSAGYFRSRPSATSTPYDAANSAGSQLGPTNKKLIDAVEANVEAARRENPRAPVPIDLVTTSASGFDPHLSPAAADFQVPRVARERGISEADVRRLVAAHTEDRQLGFFGEPGVNVLELNLALDRDHPTKR; encoded by the coding sequence ATGACACTCGTGCAACAGCTTCGGATCGCATGCTCGATGACGATCGTCACGACGGCCATCTTGGGGATCGCCTATCCGCTGGCCATCACGGGGGTGGCGCAACTGGCGTTCCCCGCCCAAGCCAATGGCCAACTGATCGAGCGGAACGGAATCGTCGTCGGGTCACGGTTGATCGGGCAGGGCTTCTCGTCCGCGGGCTACTTCCGGTCGCGGCCGTCGGCCACGAGCACGCCCTATGACGCCGCGAACTCGGCGGGCAGCCAACTCGGGCCGACCAACAAGAAGCTCATCGACGCAGTCGAAGCGAACGTCGAGGCGGCACGCCGGGAGAATCCGCGGGCGCCCGTCCCCATCGATCTGGTGACGACCTCCGCATCGGGCTTCGATCCGCACCTCTCGCCGGCGGCGGCCGACTTCCAGGTGCCACGGGTCGCGCGGGAACGCGGCATCTCAGAGGCCGACGTCCGCCGTCTCGTGGCCGCGCACACGGAGGACCGACAGTTGGGGTTCTTCGGCGAGCCGGGCGTCAACGTGCTGGAGCTGAACCTCGCGCTCGATCGTGACCATCCGACGAAGCGGTAG